In one window of Flavobacterium ginsengisoli DNA:
- the rplV gene encoding 50S ribosomal protein L22 — translation MGVRKRETADARKEANKSIAFAKLNNCPTSPRKMRLVADLVRGQKVERALNILRFSSKEASRKLEKLLLSAINNWEQKNSEGNLEEAGLFVKEIRVDGGMMLKRLRPAPQGRAHRIRKRSNHVTIVLGAINNTQSNS, via the coding sequence ATGGGAGTTCGTAAAAGAGAAACAGCAGATGCGAGAAAAGAGGCTAATAAGTCTATCGCTTTCGCAAAATTGAATAACTGCCCTACTTCACCTAGAAAAATGCGCTTAGTAGCGGACTTGGTAAGAGGTCAGAAGGTAGAAAGAGCACTTAACATTTTAAGATTCAGTTCTAAAGAAGCTTCAAGAAAATTAGAAAAACTATTATTATCTGCAATCAATAACTGGGAGCAAAAAAATAGTGAAGGTAATTTAGAAGAAGCTGGATTATTTGTTAAAGAGATCAGAGTAGATGGTGGAATGATGTTAAAAAGACTTCGTCCAGCTCCGCAAGGTCGTGCACACAGAATCAGAAAACGTTCTAATCACGTAACAATCGTGCTTGGAGCTATCAATAACACACAAAGCAATTCTTAA
- the rplW gene encoding 50S ribosomal protein L23, protein MSIIIKPIVTEKVTKESEVLNRFGFVVNKKANKVEIKKAVEAAYGVTIVSVNTMNVRPDRSTKYTKSGLISGKTNAYKKAIVQVQEGETIDFYNNI, encoded by the coding sequence ATGAGCATCATTATTAAGCCTATAGTAACGGAAAAAGTAACCAAAGAAAGTGAAGTTCTAAACCGCTTCGGATTCGTTGTTAACAAAAAAGCAAACAAAGTTGAGATTAAGAAAGCTGTTGAGGCTGCTTATGGAGTAACTATCGTTTCTGTTAACACAATGAATGTGAGACCAGATAGATCTACTAAATACACTAAAAGTGGTTTAATCAGTGGAAAGACAAATGCTTATAAAAAAGCAATTGTACAAGTACAAGAAGGAGAAACAATTGATTTTTACAACAATATCTAA
- the rpsC gene encoding 30S ribosomal protein S3: protein MGQKTNPIGNRLGIIRGWDSNWYGGNDYGDKLAEDHKIRKYIHARLSKASVSKVIIERTLKLVTVTITTARPGIIIGKGGQEVDKLKEELKKVTDKEVQINIFEIKRPELDAYLVATSIARQIESRISYRRAIKMAIVASMRMNAEGIKVLISGRLNGAEMARSEGFKEGRIPLSTFRADIDYALAEAHTTYGRMGIKVWIMKGEVYGKRELSPLAGMDKKQSGTGGGKGGDAPRGKSNFNKGGKPDARKRK, encoded by the coding sequence ATGGGACAAAAGACAAATCCAATTGGAAATAGACTTGGTATCATCAGAGGATGGGACTCAAACTGGTATGGTGGAAATGATTACGGTGATAAATTAGCCGAAGATCACAAAATCAGAAAGTATATCCATGCTCGTTTATCAAAAGCTAGTGTATCAAAAGTAATCATCGAGAGAACTTTGAAACTTGTAACCGTTACTATCACTACTGCTAGACCTGGTATCATTATTGGAAAAGGTGGACAAGAGGTAGACAAGTTAAAAGAAGAACTTAAGAAGGTTACTGACAAAGAGGTTCAAATCAACATCTTTGAAATCAAAAGACCTGAGTTAGATGCTTATCTTGTGGCGACAAGCATCGCTCGTCAAATCGAAAGCCGTATTTCTTACAGACGTGCAATCAAAATGGCTATTGTTGCTTCTATGCGTATGAACGCTGAAGGTATCAAAGTTTTGATTTCTGGTCGTTTGAATGGAGCTGAGATGGCGCGTTCGGAAGGTTTCAAAGAAGGTAGAATTCCTCTATCAACTTTCAGAGCTGACATTGATTATGCTCTTGCTGAAGCTCACACTACTTATGGTAGAATGGGGATTAAAGTATGGATCATGAAAGGTGAAGTTTACGGTAAGAGAGAACTTTCTCCACTTGCTGGAATGGATAAAAAACAATCTGGTACAGGTGGTGGAAAAGGTGGAGATGCTCCTAGAGGCAAATCTAACTTTAACAAAGGTGGAAAACCAGACGCTCGTAAAAGAAAGTAA
- the rplO gene encoding 50S ribosomal protein L15 — MNLSNLQPAEGSTHNQNKRLGRGEGSGKGGTAARGHKGAKSRSGYSKKIGFEGGQMPLQRRVPKFGFKNINRKEYEGVNLDTLQLLVDNGAITDSVSMTEFVANRLATKNEIVKILGRGELKAKLKVTAHKFTATAKAAIEAAGGEAVTI; from the coding sequence ATGAATTTAAGTAACTTACAACCTGCTGAGGGATCTACACACAATCAAAATAAAAGATTAGGTAGAGGAGAAGGTTCTGGAAAAGGTGGTACCGCTGCACGTGGACACAAAGGAGCAAAATCTCGTTCTGGTTATTCTAAAAAGATTGGTTTTGAAGGAGGGCAGATGCCACTTCAAAGACGTGTACCTAAGTTTGGTTTCAAAAACATCAATCGTAAAGAATACGAAGGTGTTAATTTAGATACTCTTCAATTATTAGTTGATAACGGTGCAATTACTGATTCTGTTTCTATGACAGAGTTCGTAGCAAATCGTCTAGCTACTAAAAATGAAATCGTTAAGATTTTAGGTAGAGGAGAATTGAAAGCAAAATTAAAAGTAACTGCCCACAAATTTACTGCTACTGCTAAAGCTGCTATTGAAGCTGCTGGTGGAGAAGCTGTAACTATATAA
- the rpmC gene encoding 50S ribosomal protein L29 has product MKQSEIKDLSAAELQEKLSQTKKVYADLKMAHAISPIANPLQIRSVRRTVARLATELTKRELQ; this is encoded by the coding sequence ATGAAACAATCAGAAATAAAAGATCTTTCTGCAGCGGAGTTGCAAGAAAAGCTTAGTCAAACTAAGAAAGTATATGCTGACCTAAAAATGGCTCATGCTATCTCTCCAATTGCTAACCCACTTCAAATTAGAAGCGTTAGAAGAACAGTTGCAAGATTAGCTACAGAGTTAACTAAAAGAGAGTTACAATAA
- the rplP gene encoding 50S ribosomal protein L16, with protein sequence MLQPKRTKYRKVQKGRMKGNSQRGHELSNGMFGIKSVHEDGMFLTSRQIEAARIVATRYMKREGQLWIKIFPDKPITKKPLEVRMGKGKGAVEYWAAVVKPGRIMFEVGGVPLSVAKEALRLAAQKLPVKTKFVVARDFEA encoded by the coding sequence ATGTTACAGCCTAAAAGAACAAAATACCGTAAGGTACAAAAAGGTAGAATGAAAGGTAACTCTCAAAGAGGGCATGAGCTTTCAAATGGAATGTTTGGTATTAAATCTGTACATGAAGATGGAATGTTCTTAACTTCTCGTCAAATCGAAGCTGCACGTATTGTTGCAACTCGTTACATGAAAAGAGAGGGACAATTATGGATTAAAATTTTCCCAGACAAACCTATTACTAAGAAACCTCTTGAAGTACGTATGGGTAAAGGTAAAGGAGCAGTTGAGTATTGGGCTGCTGTTGTTAAACCAGGAAGAATTATGTTTGAAGTTGGAGGAGTTCCTTTGTCAGTTGCAAAAGAGGCGTTACGTCTTGCGGCTCAAAAGCTTCCAGTAAAAACTAAGTTCGTCGTTGCTAGAGATTTCGAAGCATAA
- the rplN gene encoding 50S ribosomal protein L14 has product MVQQESRLKVADNTGAKEVLTIRVLGGTKRRYASVGDKIVVSIKDATPNGNVKKGAVSTAVVVRTKKEVRRADGSYIRFDDNACVLLNAAGEMRGTRVFGPVARELREKQFMKIVSLAPEVL; this is encoded by the coding sequence ATGGTACAACAAGAATCAAGACTAAAAGTAGCAGATAACACGGGAGCTAAAGAAGTTTTAACTATTCGTGTTTTAGGAGGTACTAAAAGAAGATATGCCTCTGTTGGTGACAAAATTGTAGTTTCTATCAAAGATGCAACTCCAAACGGAAACGTTAAGAAAGGAGCTGTTTCAACTGCAGTTGTTGTGCGTACTAAAAAAGAAGTGAGAAGAGCCGATGGTTCTTATATCCGTTTCGATGACAATGCATGTGTTCTTTTGAATGCTGCAGGGGAAATGAGAGGAACTCGTGTTTTTGGTCCGGTAGCAAGAGAACTTCGTGAAAAACAATTCATGAAAATTGTATCATTAGCACCAGAAGTGCTTTAA
- the rpsQ gene encoding 30S ribosomal protein S17, translating to MEEKRNLRKERIGVVTSNKMDKSIVISEVRKVKHPLYGKFVLKTKKYVAHDEKNDCNIGDTVRISETRPLSKTKCWRLVEILERAK from the coding sequence ATGGAAGAAAAAAGAAATTTAAGAAAAGAAAGAATAGGTGTTGTTACTTCAAATAAGATGGATAAATCTATCGTTATTTCTGAAGTAAGAAAAGTAAAACACCCATTATACGGTAAGTTCGTGTTGAAAACAAAAAAATATGTTGCACACGACGAAAAAAACGACTGTAACATTGGTGATACTGTAAGAATTAGCGAAACGCGTCCTTTAAGTAAAACAAAATGTTGGAGATTAGTTGAAATCTTAGAAAGAGCTAAATAA
- the rplX gene encoding 50S ribosomal protein L24, which translates to MIKLKIKSGDIVRVIAGDHKGAEGKVLRVYREKNKAIVEGVNLVSKHTKPSAKNPQGGIVKKEASIQISNIALIDPKTKETTRVGIRVEGDKKVRFSKKSNQVL; encoded by the coding sequence ATGATAAAGCTAAAAATAAAATCAGGAGATATCGTAAGAGTTATTGCTGGAGACCATAAAGGTGCTGAAGGTAAAGTTTTACGTGTTTACCGTGAAAAAAACAAAGCGATAGTTGAAGGTGTGAACTTGGTTTCAAAACACACTAAACCAAGTGCTAAAAACCCTCAAGGTGGTATCGTTAAGAAAGAGGCTTCTATTCAAATTTCTAACATTGCTTTAATTGATCCTAAAACTAAGGAGACAACTAGAGTAGGTATTAGAGTAGAAGGAGATAAGAAAGTAAGATTTTCAAAAAAATCTAATCAAGTACTATAG
- the rpsM gene encoding 30S ribosomal protein S13 → MARIAGVDIPKNKRGVIALTYIFGLGKSRAIEILEKAQVSQDKKVQDWNDDEIGAIREAVSFYKIEGELRSEISLNIKRLMDIGCYRGIRHRSGLPLRGQRTKNNSRTRKGKRKTVANKKKATK, encoded by the coding sequence ATGGCAAGAATAGCAGGGGTAGATATCCCAAAAAACAAAAGAGGTGTTATCGCACTTACCTATATTTTCGGATTAGGAAAAAGTAGAGCTATTGAGATTTTAGAAAAAGCTCAAGTTAGCCAAGATAAAAAAGTTCAAGATTGGAATGATGATGAGATCGGAGCGATTCGTGAAGCTGTTTCATTTTACAAAATTGAAGGAGAATTACGTTCTGAAATTTCTTTAAACATTAAGCGTTTAATGGATATTGGATGTTACAGAGGTATTCGTCATAGATCTGGTCTTCCATTAAGAGGACAAAGAACTAAAAACAACTCAAGAACAAGAAAAGGTAAAAGAAAAACTGTTGCTAACAAGAAAAAAGCAACTAAATAA
- the rpmD gene encoding 50S ribosomal protein L30: MAKLLVKQVRSKINCPLSQKRGLEALGLRKIGQVVEHESNPAILGMINKVKHLVSVEEAK, from the coding sequence ATGGCTAAATTATTAGTAAAACAAGTAAGAAGCAAAATCAACTGCCCTCTTTCTCAAAAGAGAGGTTTAGAAGCTTTAGGTCTACGTAAAATTGGACAAGTTGTGGAGCATGAGTCAAATCCTGCTATCCTTGGGATGATAAACAAAGTTAAACACTTAGTTTCTGTTGAAGAAGCTAAATAA
- the rpsK gene encoding 30S ribosomal protein S11 — MAKATAKKRKVIVESTGEAHISATFNNIIISLTNKKGEVISWSSAGKMGFRGSKKNTPYAAQMAAEDCAKVALEAGLKKVKVYVKGPGNGRESAIRSIHNGGIEVTEIIDVTPMPHNGCRPPKRRRV, encoded by the coding sequence ATGGCTAAAGCAACTGCAAAAAAACGTAAAGTTATCGTTGAATCAACGGGTGAGGCTCATATTTCTGCCACTTTTAATAACATTATTATTTCTTTGACTAATAAGAAAGGTGAAGTTATCTCTTGGTCTTCAGCTGGTAAAATGGGTTTCAGAGGTTCTAAAAAGAACACTCCTTATGCAGCTCAAATGGCAGCGGAAGATTGCGCTAAAGTAGCACTTGAGGCAGGACTTAAAAAAGTGAAAGTTTATGTAAAAGGACCAGGTAACGGACGTGAGTCTGCTATCCGTTCTATTCATAACGGTGGAATTGAAGTTACTGAAATTATTGATGTTACTCCAATGCCACACAACGGATGTCGTCCTCCAAAAAGACGTAGAGTTTAA
- the rpsN gene encoding 30S ribosomal protein S14 — MAKESMKAREVKREKTVAKYAEKRKALLEAGDYEGLQRLPKNASPVRLHNRCKLTGRPRGYIRQFGISRVTFREMANNGLIPGVKKASW, encoded by the coding sequence ATGGCTAAAGAATCAATGAAAGCCCGCGAGGTGAAAAGAGAGAAAACGGTAGCTAAGTATGCTGAGAAGAGAAAAGCTTTATTAGAAGCTGGAGACTACGAAGGTTTACAAAGATTGCCTAAAAATGCTTCACCAGTTCGTTTACACAACCGTTGTAAATTAACAGGTAGACCTAGAGGTTATATCCGTCAATTCGGTATTTCACGTGTAACTTTCCGTGAAATGGCTAACAATGGGTTAATTCCAGGAGTTAAAAAGGCTTCTTGGTAA
- the rplR gene encoding 50S ribosomal protein L18 gives MSLTKSERRQRIKFRIRKSVSGSAARPRLSVFRSNKEIYAQIIDDVNGVTILVASSREKEIGKGTNVEVAAAVGKLVAEKALKAGIDTITFDRGGYLYHGRIKSLAEGARAAGLKF, from the coding sequence ATGTCATTAACAAAATCTGAAAGAAGACAGAGAATTAAATTCAGAATTAGAAAATCGGTTAGTGGTTCTGCTGCAAGACCAAGACTTTCTGTATTTAGAAGTAATAAAGAAATTTACGCTCAAATCATTGATGATGTAAATGGAGTTACTATCTTAGTCGCATCTTCTAGAGAAAAAGAAATAGGAAAAGGTACTAACGTTGAAGTAGCTGCTGCTGTTGGAAAACTAGTTGCGGAGAAAGCGTTAAAAGCCGGGATTGATACTATCACTTTCGATAGAGGTGGGTATTTGTATCACGGTCGTATTAAATCATTAGCAGAAGGCGCAAGAGCCGCTGGACTTAAATTCTAA
- the rplQ gene encoding 50S ribosomal protein L17, protein MRHGKKFNHLSRQTGHRKAMLANMACSLIEHKRINTTVAKAKALKQFVEPLITKSKEDTTHNRRIVFAYLRNKYAVTDLFRDVVAKVGDRPGGYTRIIKVGNRLGDNADMAMIELVDFNELYNGGKKEVKKAKSRRGGKAKKAETAAPEAPAAETETTTEASE, encoded by the coding sequence ATGAGACACGGAAAAAAATTCAACCACTTAAGCAGACAGACTGGACATAGAAAAGCTATGTTGGCTAATATGGCTTGTTCTCTTATCGAGCACAAACGTATTAACACTACTGTTGCTAAAGCTAAAGCGCTTAAACAATTCGTTGAGCCTTTAATCACTAAATCAAAAGAAGATACGACTCACAATCGTCGTATTGTTTTTGCTTACTTACGTAACAAATACGCTGTAACTGATTTGTTCAGAGATGTGGTCGCTAAAGTAGGTGACCGTCCAGGAGGATACACTCGTATCATTAAAGTTGGAAATCGTTTGGGAGATAACGCTGATATGGCGATGATCGAACTTGTTGACTTCAATGAACTTTACAACGGAGGTAAAAAAGAAGTTAAAAAAGCTAAAAGCCGTCGTGGTGGTAAAGCTAAAAAAGCTGAAACTGCTGCTCCAGAAGCTCCTGCTGCTGAAACAGAAACGACTACTGAAGCTTCTGAATAA
- the infA gene encoding translation initiation factor IF-1, translating to MAKQSAIEQDGSIIEALSNAMFRVELENGHIVIAHISGKMRMHYIKLLPGDKVKLEMSPYDLSKARITYRY from the coding sequence ATGGCAAAACAATCAGCAATAGAACAAGACGGATCAATCATTGAAGCATTGTCAAATGCGATGTTCCGTGTAGAGTTAGAAAATGGACATATTGTAATTGCTCATATTTCTGGAAAAATGCGAATGCATTACATCAAGTTATTACCTGGTGATAAAGTGAAACTAGAAATGAGTCCTTATGATTTGTCAAAAGCAAGAATTACTTATCGATATTAA
- the rpsH gene encoding 30S ribosomal protein S8, giving the protein MYTDPIADYLTRVRNAVAANHKVVEIPASNLKKEITKILFDQGYILSYKFEQNTVQGSIKIALKYDKDTKEPVIKDIQRISKPGLRKYAGAAKLPRILNGLGIAIVSTSKGLMTGKQAKQLNVGGEVICYVY; this is encoded by the coding sequence ATGTATACAGATCCTATTGCAGATTATTTGACTAGAGTTCGTAACGCTGTGGCTGCAAACCACAAAGTTGTTGAAATTCCAGCTTCTAATCTAAAAAAAGAGATAACTAAGATCTTATTTGATCAAGGTTACATCTTAAGTTACAAATTTGAGCAGAACACAGTACAAGGTTCTATCAAAATTGCTTTGAAGTATGATAAAGATACTAAAGAGCCTGTAATCAAAGATATCCAAAGAATTAGTAAACCTGGTTTACGTAAGTACGCAGGTGCTGCCAAATTACCTAGAATCCTTAACGGATTAGGAATTGCTATTGTTTCTACATCAAAAGGTTTGATGACTGGAAAACAAGCTAAGCAATTAAATGTAGGTGGTGAGGTAATTTGTTACGTATACTAA
- the rplE gene encoding 50S ribosomal protein L5 produces the protein MAYTPRLKEEYKSRVISALKEEFGYTNVMQVPKLEKIVLSRGVGAAVSDKKLIDYAVDELTKITGQKAVSTISKKDVASFKLRKGMPIGAKVTLRGERMYEFLDRLITSALPRVRDFSGIKATGFDGRGNYNLGVLEQIIFPEIDIDKVNKISGMDITFVTTAKTDKEAKSLLAELGLPFKRIKTWLKNQ, from the coding sequence ATGGCATATACACCTAGACTAAAAGAAGAATATAAGAGTAGAGTAATCTCTGCTCTTAAAGAAGAGTTCGGATATACAAACGTAATGCAAGTTCCAAAACTTGAAAAAATCGTTTTGAGCCGTGGAGTTGGTGCAGCTGTATCTGATAAAAAACTTATTGACTATGCGGTTGATGAGTTAACAAAGATCACTGGACAAAAAGCAGTTTCTACAATCTCTAAGAAAGACGTTGCGTCTTTCAAATTGAGAAAAGGAATGCCTATTGGAGCAAAAGTTACTTTACGCGGAGAAAGAATGTATGAGTTTTTAGATAGACTTATTACTTCAGCTTTGCCACGTGTTAGAGATTTCAGTGGTATTAAAGCTACTGGTTTCGACGGAAGAGGTAACTACAATCTTGGAGTTTTAGAGCAAATCATTTTCCCAGAAATTGATATTGATAAAGTAAACAAAATTTCAGGAATGGATATTACTTTTGTTACTACTGCAAAAACTGATAAGGAAGCAAAGTCATTATTGGCTGAATTAGGATTACCTTTTAAAAGAATTAAGACATGGCTAAAGAATCAATGA
- the rplD gene encoding 50S ribosomal protein L4, which yields MEVKVLDFNGKDTGRKVQLSDSVFAIEPNNHAVYLDVKQYLANQRQGTHKAKERAEVTGSTRKIKKQKGTGTARAGSVKNPLFKGGGTVFGPRPRSYSFKLNKGLKRLARKSAFSIKAKESNIVVLEDFNFETPNTKNFINVLKALGLESKKSLFVLGESNKNVYLSSRNLKASNVVTSSELSTYAILNANNLVLLEGSLELIEENLSK from the coding sequence ATGGAAGTAAAAGTATTAGATTTCAACGGAAAAGATACTGGAAGAAAAGTTCAACTTTCTGATTCAGTATTCGCAATTGAGCCAAACAATCACGCTGTATATCTTGATGTTAAGCAATATCTTGCTAATCAAAGACAAGGTACTCATAAAGCTAAAGAAAGAGCTGAAGTAACTGGAAGTACGCGTAAGATTAAAAAACAAAAAGGAACTGGTACTGCTCGTGCAGGAAGTGTTAAGAATCCATTGTTTAAAGGTGGTGGAACAGTTTTCGGACCAAGACCAAGAAGTTATTCATTCAAATTGAATAAAGGATTGAAGAGATTGGCTAGAAAATCAGCTTTCTCAATCAAAGCAAAAGAGTCAAATATTGTAGTTTTAGAAGACTTTAATTTTGAAACGCCAAACACTAAAAATTTCATTAACGTTTTGAAAGCTTTAGGGTTAGAGAGTAAAAAATCTCTATTTGTGTTGGGTGAGTCAAATAAAAACGTATATTTGTCGTCACGTAATTTAAAGGCTTCAAATGTTGTAACTAGCTCAGAATTAAGCACTTACGCAATATTAAACGCTAATAATTTGGTGCTTTTAGAGGGTTCTTTAGAGTTAATTGAAGAAAATTTAAGTAAATAA
- the rplB gene encoding 50S ribosomal protein L2, protein MSVRKLKPITPGQRFRVVNGYDAITTDKPERSLIAPIKNSGGRNSQGKMTMRYTGGGHKQRYRIIDFKRTKDGIPATVKSIEYDPNRTAFIALLAYADGEKTYIIAQNGLKVGQKLVSGPESQPEIGNTLPLSRIPLGTVISCIELRPGQGAVIARSAGTFAQLMARDGKYATIKMPSGETRLILLTCSATIGAVSNSDHQLVVSGKAGRTRWLGRRPRTRPVAMNPVDHPMGGGEGRSSGGHPRSRNGLPAKGYRTRSKKNPSNKYIVERRKK, encoded by the coding sequence ATGTCAGTAAGAAAATTAAAACCTATTACCCCAGGTCAGCGATTTAGAGTTGTGAATGGTTATGACGCCATTACAACTGATAAGCCGGAACGCTCTTTGATAGCGCCGATAAAAAACTCTGGAGGTAGAAATAGTCAAGGAAAGATGACCATGCGTTATACGGGTGGTGGTCACAAGCAGAGATATCGTATCATCGATTTCAAAAGAACTAAAGATGGAATTCCAGCTACAGTGAAATCAATCGAATACGATCCAAATCGTACTGCGTTCATCGCTTTGTTAGCTTATGCTGATGGAGAGAAAACTTATATTATCGCTCAAAATGGATTGAAAGTTGGTCAGAAATTAGTTTCTGGACCAGAATCTCAACCAGAGATTGGTAATACATTACCTTTAAGCAGAATTCCTCTTGGAACTGTTATATCTTGTATTGAGTTACGTCCAGGACAAGGAGCTGTTATTGCTCGTTCAGCTGGAACTTTTGCTCAGTTAATGGCAAGAGACGGGAAATATGCAACAATTAAAATGCCATCTGGTGAGACAAGATTAATCTTGTTAACTTGTTCGGCTACAATTGGAGCTGTTTCTAATTCTGACCATCAATTAGTTGTATCTGGAAAAGCAGGTAGAACAAGATGGTTAGGAAGAAGACCTAGAACTAGACCAGTAGCGATGAACCCAGTTGATCACCCTATGGGAGGTGGTGAAGGACGTTCTTCTGGAGGGCACCCACGTTCAAGAAACGGATTGCCAGCTAAAGGTTACAGAACTCGTTCTAAGAAAAACCCGAGTAACAAGTATATCGTAGAACGTAGAAAGAAATAA
- the rpsS gene encoding 30S ribosomal protein S19, translated as MARSLKKGPFVHYKLDKKVQENVESGKNAVVKTWSRASMITPDFVGQTIAVHNGRQFVPVYVTENMVGHKLGEFSPTRSFRGHAGAKNKGKK; from the coding sequence ATGGCACGTTCATTAAAAAAAGGACCTTTCGTTCATTATAAATTAGACAAGAAAGTTCAAGAAAACGTAGAAAGTGGTAAAAATGCAGTTGTTAAGACTTGGTCTAGAGCTTCAATGATTACTCCAGATTTCGTTGGACAAACTATCGCAGTTCATAACGGCCGTCAATTTGTACCAGTTTACGTAACAGAAAACATGGTAGGTCACAAATTAGGAGAGTTTTCACCAACTAGATCTTTTAGAGGTCATGCTGGAGCAAAAAATAAAGGTAAAAAATAA
- the rpsE gene encoding 30S ribosomal protein S5 produces MMSKYKNVELVKPSGLELKDRLVSVNRVTKVTKGGRAFGFSAIVVVGDENGVVGHGLGKSKDVSEAIAKAVEDAKKNLVRIPLNGQSVPHEQKGKFGGARVFLIPASHGTGVIAGGAVRSVLESVGIHDVLSKSQGSSNPHNVVKATFDALLQMRSAHTVAKQRGVSLEKVFKG; encoded by the coding sequence ATTATGTCTAAATACAAAAATGTAGAATTGGTAAAACCTAGTGGTCTTGAATTAAAAGATCGTCTAGTTAGTGTTAATCGTGTTACTAAAGTTACAAAAGGAGGTAGAGCTTTTGGTTTTTCTGCTATTGTAGTTGTAGGTGATGAAAATGGAGTAGTTGGTCACGGATTAGGAAAATCTAAAGACGTTTCTGAAGCAATTGCGAAAGCAGTAGAAGATGCTAAGAAAAATTTAGTTAGAATTCCTTTGAATGGACAATCTGTTCCTCACGAACAAAAAGGTAAATTTGGTGGTGCACGTGTATTCTTAATTCCAGCATCTCATGGTACTGGGGTTATTGCTGGTGGAGCTGTTCGTTCAGTTCTTGAGTCAGTAGGTATTCACGATGTATTGTCTAAATCTCAAGGATCGTCAAATCCACATAACGTAGTAAAAGCAACTTTTGATGCTTTATTGCAAATGAGAAGCGCTCATACTGTTGCAAAACAAAGAGGTGTTTCTTTAGAGAAAGTTTTTAAAGGTTAA